CTTACCACCAGAGTACGAAACAACTGCTGAGATGATTGCTAAATATATTTATGACGAAACTAAAAAACGAGTCCCAGCCGATGTGCAACTGAAAGTAGCAGTGTCGGAAACTCCTAATAGTTGGGCAGAGTATGAAGATGATTAGGTATCTTGGTGTCTTTGTGCCTTAGTGGTTCAATCATAAACTTTCTTTACCACCAAGACACTAAGACACAAAGAAAAATTGCTGAAAAATAGAGCTTTCAGTGCAAAATTAAGCAAAAAATAATTCCTTCTTAAACTTCTAGTGAGATTTATGAAGTCAGGAAAGAATCTCAATTTGACTTCTATTGATCCTGGAGGAATTGATGGCTGATTTGTTCTTCTCGGAATACATTGAGGGAAGCAGCAACAACAAAGCATTAGAAATTTATAACGGTACTGGTGCTGCCATTGACTTAAGTTTGGAAGGCTACATCGTACAGATGTATTTCAACGGTAGCACTTCTGCTGGCTTAACAATCAATTTAACTGGTACAGTAGCAAATGACGATGTTTTCGTGCTAGCCCAAAGCAGTGCTAGTGCAGTTATTCTCGCTCAAGCAGATCAAACCAATGGTGCGGGATGGTTCAATGGTGATGATGCGATTGTGCTGCGTAAAGGTGGCGTCAATGGCACAATAGTTGATTCGATTGGTCAAATTGGCTTTGACCCTGGTACTGAATGGGGAAGTGGACTGACTAGTACAGCAGACAATACTTTGCGTCGCAAAAGTGGTTTCATCAATGGTGATACCAACCCCTCTGATGTTTTTGACCCTACTGTGGAATGGGATGGTTTCGCTACAGATAGCTTCGACGATTTAGGAATCTACACAACAAATGGTGGTGAAACACCATCCCTGAGTTTAAGTGTTTCTCCTACTAGCTTTTCAGAAGCAGCAGGAAGTAATGCTGCTATTGGTACAGTAACTCGTACAGGAAGTACAACCAACGCCCTGACAGTTACTTTAGCTAGTAACGATACAACTGAGGCAACTGTGCCTACAACAGTAGAAATTCCGGCGGGACAAACCTCAACCACTTTTGATATTGCTGCTGTTGATGATGCGATCGCTGATGGTTCCCAGACTGTCACCTTCACCGCGACTGCATCCGGCTTTACCAACGGCACAACTACTGTCACGGTAACAGATAATGAAGTTACGCCAGGTAATACTCGCATTCGTGACATTCAAGGTGCAACTCATGTGTCACCCCTGGTTGGTCAAACAGTTACTAATGTTCCTGGTATTGTTACCGTACTACGTTCTAATGGCTTTTATTTGCAAGATCCCAATCCTGACAGCAATGATGCCACTTCCGAGGGGATTTTTATCTTTACTTCCTCTGCACCCACAGTCAGTGTTGGTGACTCGATTTTAGTTAGTGGTACAGTCAGTGAGTTTCGTCCTGGCGGATCTAGTGGGACAAACAATCTCTCAATTACCCAAATTGGTAGTAATCCCAGCATCACTGTACTATCAAATGGCAATTCCTTACCAACAGCGACAATTCTGGGCAATGGCGGACGCACAATCCCCACAACGGTAATAGAAGACGATGCTACTGGGAATGTGGAAACCAGTGGCACTTTTGACCCATCCCAAGATGGCATTGACTTCTACGAAAGTGTAGAAGGAATGCTAGTGCAGGTAAATAATCCAGTGGCAGTCGGCCCTACCAATGATTTTGGTGAAATCCCTGTTTTGGCTGACAATGGCGTTAATGCTAGCATCCGTACAAGTCGTGGTGGAATTGTGATCCAGCCTGGCGATTTTAATCCAGAGCGGATTATTATTGATGATGCGATTATTCCTAATCCGGCCCAGGTGAATGTAGGCGATCGCTTTAATGGCTCAGTAACAGGTGTAATTGACTACAGCTTTGGCAACTTTAAGCTCTTAAATACTACGTCTTTGCCAGGTGTGACTTCTGGTGGTCTGACTCGTGAGACAACAGCGATCGCAGCGAGTGAGGATAAACTGACTGTTGCCACCTTTAATGTGGAAAACCTCGATCCAGGTGATGGTAGTGACAAGTTTAATAGCTTGGCAAATGCAATTGTTAACAATCTCAAGTCACCAGACATCATCAGTTTAGAAGAAGTGCAAGACAACAACGGTGCTACGAATGACTCTGTTGTTGATGCGAGTCTGACCTATCAAACTTTAATTGATGCGATCGCAGCTGCTGGTGGCCCGACTTACGAATATCGTCAAATTAATCCGGTGGATGACCAAGATGGCGGTGAACCAGGCGGCAATATTCGCGTTGGTTTCCTATTTAATCCCAACCGGGTTGATTTTGTAGACCGTCCCGGTGGCACATCCACCACCAATACAACAATAGTTAATGGTGAACTTTCTGCCAGCCCTGGTCGTCTGATTGACACCGATCTCTCAGATGGTGATGCTTTTGCTAATAGCCGTAAGCCTCTGGTGGGTGAGTTTGTCTTCAATGGCAATACAGTATTTGTAGTCGCCAACCACTTTAATTCTAAAGGTGGCGACCAACCCTTATTCGGACGCTTCCAACCACCAACACTGACTTCGGAAGCACAAAGAACACAACAAGCCCAAATTGTCAATAATTTTATAGACAGCGTTTTGGCAGCAGACCCCAACGCTAATGTTGTGGTCATGGGTGATCTTAACGACTTCCAGTTTTCCAACCCCATTGCAACCTTAAAAGGTGGCGTTCTCACTAACCTAGTTGATACGCTGCCAATAAATGAACAGTACACTTATGTCTTTGAGGGTAACTCCCAAGTTCTTGACCATATATTAGTAACTAATAATCTGGTCAATAAGTCTGAATTCGATGTTGTGCATATTAATGCTGAGTTTGTCGCTCAAGTCAGCGACCATGACCCCGTGATGGCAAGCTTTAACCTAGCTCAAGTTTACAACGAAATAGTTGGCACACCAGGTAATGATAATCTTGTAGGAACAGCCGCAAGCGATCGCATTCAAGGTTTAGAAAAAAATGACACCCTTAATGGCTTGGGTGGTAACGATATTCTGGAAGGCGATGCAGGTAACGATACCATTTACGGTGGTGATGGTAACGATACAATTTATGGTGATGCTGGCAACGACAAGATTTATGGCGAAGCTGGCAATGACAAGATTTATGCTGGTCAAGGCAACGATCAAGTTTATGGTGGCGATGGTGATGACGTAATCTACGCTGAAGCCGGCAATAACAAAATTGATTCTGGTTCAGGCTTTGATACAGTATTTAGTGGCAGTGGTCGTGATACCTTTGTGCTGGCTGCTGGTGAAGGATTTGATCAAATTGAAAACTTCACATTCAGACAAGACCGTATCAACTTAAGTGGCTTAAGCTTTGCAGACATCACAATTACCCAAGGTACTGGTGCAGATGCAAATAATACGCTGATCAGTGTGACGAGTACTGGTGATCTGTTGGCTTCTTTAATTGGAGTACAAGTTAACACAGTTACGAGTTCTGTGTTTACTATAGTTTAATCATCTGTGTTCGATAAAATAGCCCACCATCCGGCTAATGAATGGTGGGTGTTTCACATTCGCGATCGCAGTGAAAATATGAAGTGATTATCCGAACTTAATATTACGCAATTTTGGCCAAGTAACTTAATTTTAACCGCCAAGATGCCAAGGGTTTGTAGAGCGTGCCTAAGTCCTAATTGGTAACTATACTTATTTAGGACTTACGCAAAAAACTCTCAAACTCAATATTCCTCTGTGTACTCTGCGTCCTCTGCGGTTTATTGTTTTGTTATAGTTATGCGTAAGTCCAGTTATTGTTTAGAATCGCGCTCTAACAACTGTTGAATCTCACTCCGTAAGGCAGTAATTTCCTCATGTAGTGCTGTTATTGATTTTGCTCCTGCTAACTCAGCTTGGTCATCGTCTGCATCCCTACCAATAAAAAAAGTGGCAAGAGTTGCTGTGACGTAGCCAAAAACGGCAAAGGCATATAATGCTAAAATCAAACAAAGTACCCGACCTTCAGGTGTTTGTGGCCAGTACTCTGACCCCATCGTTGTCATCAGCATCGCTGTCCACCACAATGCAGTACCATAATTCTTCAACCCAGAGCCATCGGGAAGCTGATTTTCAAATGCATACATGCCAGCAGATCCTACCAGCGTGACAATTGTTGTCAGAATGATGACATAGCCAAACCCACGACGATTAAAACTAGCGCTTAATGCCTGCATACCTCGATTGGTACGAGTCATCACTCGTAGTAATTGCAATCCTCGCACAGACCGTACTGTACGTAGCGCCCGTACTAATTTGAAAATGCGGAAGATGCGTAGACCTGGTAACATCAGAGAAAAAACGGTTAGCCAGTTGCGTTTGAGATAAGAAAGCTTACGCGGAGCTAATGCCAGTTCTAGCAAAAAATCAAGGATGAAAATTATCCAAATTGTGTTGCTAACTACTTCCAGTAGTGAATTTAATCCCCAAATCAGTTCGATAACAAATAGTACCAGCCACCCAAAGGCAAGCACTAGCATGGGAATTTCCAGCCATTCTTCCAACTGCTGAAGGACTTGACTGCGCTCTTGTTCTAGAGTTTGTTTGTTAAATGGGTCAAGGTTACTCATAGCTATTTGCTAGCAGGAGGCTCAAGCAAGCTGAGATTTAACTATCTCAAAAGCTTTTCCACTTAGTTCTATAGTATTTGTACTATTATTGACTGCATATCACCCTCTTGCTAACCATCCCCTATTGCTAAATAGTTATGTCTCTAGCTAGGGGTATATTTGTTAATTGAACCAGTAGTGGAGTGCGTTATAAACATTAATCCTAACGCACCGCCAGATCAAGTTTGTCGCGATCGCTTTCATGTTTGTGATGAATGTCTTCACGTTATAAGCTTGGTATATCCTTATATGTTGCCTACATAGTAGCGTACATCCGTGCGCCATTAATGAGTTATAATTATAATTATAAATACCCTTCTTCCTCAGCAAAATTACGTAATCTTGGTAGACACTGACGTTGATAAAAACTGCTCAAAGTAGAGACTGGTAAATTATATTCTACTGATAACTCCTTCCAGCCTACCTCTGGTGGTAAGCGTTTCAAAATTAACACCTGACAATTTACATGCGGGTGTCCTTTAATGTAGGTGTTGCGTAGTTCTCCATCGATATCTTCTTCTGCCCATAACTTTACCGTTTCCAAAATAGGAGGCACATCGGGGAAAGCGGGCAGTTTATCTTCAGGATATATAGTTTCAAGGCGATCGCCAGAAGCAGACTGATTTACACTGGGAAGGGCTTTTTTAGCATTTTCCTCCCGTTGTTGAGTGTAAAAATCTTGCAGTCTCCATCTTAGGTAAGCATTCAACCAGGTAATCACAGAACCCCGTGCTGGATCGTAAGCGCCACAAACATTAGCACAGAAGTACAACCACGTCTGTTGCAGCGCATCTTGATAGTAAGGCGTACTCTCTTTCCAAAGTTTGCCAGCAGCCAAGCGAATAATTTGTGTAAGTCGCTTCTGACGCTGTGGACTTCCAGTAGGATATCCACAAGCTTCATTTACTAAATACCGTAAATTTTCCTCCAATGTTTGCATATATAGTTTTCGCGAACACAGCAAGCCTTTTCTAAGTATTGCGTAGAATTGGCATTTGCGATCAGGGAATGGGGAGATGGGGAGGTGAAGGGTGTGAGAAGTGTGTAGACGCGTAGCGGCTTCCCGTAAGGGTGGAGTGTGAGGGGTGTGAGGAGTGTGATGTCTCCCTTGTCTTCCTTGTCCCCCATGTCTTCTTTGTCTCCTGTGTCCCCTTGTCTCCCGTGTTGTCTTGTCTCCAATCCCCGATCTCCGACCAAACTACAACCCTATCCAAGAAAGAAGCACTCGCCACCAAGAAACACTCACCTGACCGTTGAGGTTCATTTTTTTACGGATATCTTGAATATTCCAATTGGTTAGTTTCGCAAGCGTTTGTGCTTCTTGTTCAAAGCGTTTTCTTAAAGACCGTTTGTATTCTCTACCCGCTTGACACTTAGCTTCACCTGTAAACGGATGTTGCAAAATATAACGTCCTTGGAAGTTTTCCCGGTTAGATGTTTCTTGGAAGATTAAATCTTCTGGAAATTTGTCACGAGTGTAGCGGACGTGGAGGCGAGTGATAAAAACGTCGTTGGGAACAGTCGAACGACGAAAAGGTGCTGAGTGATAAATATCTGGAGGGAAATTATTTAACCAAAAGACGCCTGCTTCTTTAAGTTCTTCTGAGTTAAGCGGTTCAGCAGAACAGGGATCACAACTACCCATATCCCAAGCGTATTCCAAAAATCCCACTTTCCGGTCTTCTTTGGTGTAGGCAGTTTGGAACATGGATTTATAAAATTCGCCAAATTCATTTTTGACAAACAGAGGAATATTAGCATCAGAAGGAACTTTGACAGTGCGGTAGTTAGTAAGTTCTGCCTGTCCTTTAGGCGAAAGGATATAAACAATTAAATCTTGATCTGTTGCCGCATTGATCATACCCAAACGAATTGGCAACATGAATTTGGGCGACTGGTAAGAAATTTGCAATGGACGCAGGTTTTGATAGCCACTTTCTTCAAATTTATCTAGGTTGACTTTAGCTACAAAAAATTTCATCTTTTGCCGGATGTAAGGCTTAAGTAACTGCTGCGCCCCTCTGGGAATTTTGTAACCGTTACGAATTAGCCAAGTTTCCAGTCCGTTAGATTCTTTGGCACTTAAAATCAAAATATCGTATTCACCAACATTGAAACGCGCTTCCACTGTGACGCCCAAACTCTGGTTGCTGTTTCTTCTTTGCCCTTGACTTTCTGCTACTGTTGGTGCTGGCGCAGCTTCCAAGACTCTCTCATCATAGACAACAGTGCAGGGGTCAGAGTCATAATACTCTACTAATCGTGGTGCGCTAAAAGCATCCAAACGTTCGATGATCTTAGGGTTGCCGACACGTACTTGTTCTTTTTGGATAACAGTAGGAACAGGTACAACGATCGCAAAATCTTTCACATCACCTTGGTAGTCATTAGCCATCGTCAACACAGTGCGATCGCCACTATGTGCGATCGCCACCTGCGAAGCTTTGTTATATAGTTTTGTATCTGCTTTCGCAACATAAAAACCGCAAAATGCCCAAGCCGTAGGTGCAAAGCAAAATACAACTGCACATATCAGCAGTAATGAAATCAGGTATCTTAAGTGTTTCATAATTCGAGTAATGATTAGTAGTTAGTTAAGTACTCAGACACAATTAATTACACAGATTTTTTTCTATTCCCCGTTCCCTGTTAAGAGTCTCCACGAATGAATTTAATTTTGTCCAACTATTTATTTGTTTTATGTTTCTCCTGTGTCCCCCTTGTCTCCCTTCCCTTCTAGTCCTGTGTAATTGATATACCCAACCACTCACTCAATTCATGGGCTAACCACTGTACTTCTGCTTCTGAGTTAATGCCCCCACCGATACCACACAGTTGATATTTCTGGTTTCCAGCCCAAATAATTAACTGAGGTGGAACCTCTGTTTTAGCACCCAAAAAATCGGAAGTACAATGTTTGGCAATATACACCAGCTTGGTAATTTCTTGTCTCGGTGCAGGACGACTACGGGGAAATTTCCAGCCTAATATTTCCCAGGTGAGGGTTATTTGCTTTTGATCCACTCGTAAATGAATGCTTAGAAATAAAGCAAACAGAACTGTATTTCCCATAAGAAAGCTAGCACCCCAAAAGGGAAGTGAAATTAAGGCTAAGGGTATGTTGCCAGGGAAAGGTGTCAGCATGACACCAACAGTCCACAAAAGAATAAATGAATTCCAAGCGATCGCAAATAGACTTCCGATGCCAAATAAAGGATGAAAACCAACTGGTGGGATAAAAATTTTCAAACAATTCCCATCTTTTGTCAGTCTAATTTTGCTAATAGTTGGTTTTTGAATAGCGACAGGCGCAAAATCTCTTTGCAAGACTATAATTGCTTCTTGGGCAGAAGTTAAACGTCGTTCCAAACTAGGCTGAATCATCAACCTCAACCAATAGGTAAAGGCAATACTTAAATTAGTTAAATGTTCAAATTGTATCCGCAAATCTTTTTGAGGCAGATTAGCAGGATGAACACCAGTTAGGAGATAAATTAAAGTCGCTCCCAAGCTATAGAGGTCAGAAGCAGGAACTGTGCGCCCACTAAATTGTTCTGGTGGCATATAGCCGTACGTTCCCACAATAGTAATGGTTCCACCTTCAGTAGCAGCAACATTCTGCACTGAACCAAAGTCAACTAGATAAACTTGTCCAGCACTATTACCTGATCTATCTCCTAATAAAATATTGCTTGGTTTAATATCACGATGAATAACAGATGGATTTTGATTATGTAAGTAAACTAAAATTCCTAACAGTGACTTAGCTATATCTTTAAGTTCTGTTTCTGTAAAAGTGCGTCCTGCTTTGATATATTCTTCTAAATTTTTGGCTGGAATATAAGTTTGCACCAACGCAAACCCTTTTAACTGTGATGAATTCACCTCAAAATAGTCTAAATAGCGTGGAATAGCAGGATGTGATAAAGACTTGAGAGTTTCGGCTTCCCGCTCAAATAATTTCAGATCATCCCATTCAAAGTCATTGCTAAAGGATAGTAACTTGATCACAACTAATTCTTGCGTTTCCAAGTCACGAGCTAACAATGTACGCCTTCCAGCTTTTTTCCCCAACTGCTGCTGTACTTCGTAACGCCTACCTAACACTTCACCAGTCATATCAAGCGCTATTTTTATTAACTACTCAATCTCAATAGCTAGATGTTACTGATTTCAGCAAGTCTGACTCTTGCTGGAACAAAAAATCTAACTACGTTATTTAATTCACGAGCTAGCTATATAATTTCTAATTCAAATTCAACAAAGCCACCTTTACCACTCTAGTATTAAAATGCTGTGGGATAGTTGCTATAGGAATGGACGGAGGAAATCTCAGCAGTGGAAATTATAGATATATTTCGTAAAGTTGGGCCAGTGATCTGGCCGTTACTTCTATTTTCGGTGTTGGCGTTAAGTGTGATTTTAGAACGTCTATGGTTCTGGTTCCGAATTTTGAATCAAGAAAAGGAAACAGTTAATCGCATTTTAGAAGCTGCTCGTAACGATTGGGAAATCGCTAGGGATATTGCTAGACAAGCAACAGATCAGCCAATTGGTAGGTTTTTGTATGCTCCTTTAAGCCAACCGATAAGTAATGCGGAACTGTTTCGCCTAGCACTAGAGTCAACAGCAGAAACCGAGTTAGCCCAGATGCGACGCGGTGAAAAAGTTTTAGAACTTGTCATTGCTGTTTCTCCGTTGCTGGGATTGTTTGGTACAGTCTGGGGTTTGATTAGGTCTTTGGAATCAATTAAGATTGGCGACTTGGGAACAGAAGCAACAGCAGGAGTGACTACTGGTATTGGAGAAGCTTTATATAGTACAGCAATAGGAATGGGAATTGCGATCATCAGCTTGATTTTTTACCGATTCTTTCAAGCTTTACTGGTCAATCAAGTCAAAATATTCCGTAAAGCGGGGAATGATTTGGAAATTCTTTATTTGCAGTCACCGCCTGATTTGAGTAATAGTCAATCTAACCTCTCCCAGCCGGAAGTTATTGTTCGAGATTCTACCGGAGGGAAATTCCTTTCCCCCCGCAAGCGAAATCAAAATAAGTTTTCTGAACCTCCAGAAATTTCAGATTCAGATAAATCCGATTCTGAAAATTAAGTTATGTGTTGTTAGTTGTTTGTTGTTTGTTTTTAGAACAATCAACCATCAACTATCAACTCTCAACTACCAACCATCAACTAATCATCAGTTCACTAAAAAATGTAATCTCAACACACTAGCTTATGAAAGTTAATTTACATACTCCCATTGAAGATGCTCAAGTTCAAATCATTCCCTTAATTGATGTTATTTTTTGTATTTTGACGTTTTTTATCTTGGCGTCTCTACAATTTACTCGACAACAAGCAATTAATGTTGACTTGCCTAAAGCCAGTTCAGCAACAGGAAGTGTCAATGCGCTGCAAGGAAAAAATATTTTACCTGTAACTATTGATGCTGTTGGTCAGATCTATGTAGAAAAACAACCAATAAGACGTGAACAACTAGCAGGGATTTTAAGAAATTATTTGCAGCAAAATCCTAATGGTACTTTGGTACTAAATGCCTCTCGCTCAGCAACTTATAACGATGTTATAGAATTATTAGATTTGCTGCGACAAGTGGGAGGCGATCGCGTATCTTTGGGAATTATACCTGGTTCTTCAGACAAACCAGCCAATTCTCTACCTATTACCCCTCCCTCTTTTCCAGTTAACCCTGGTGCAGCACCTGTACCCAATACTGCACCAGTGGCTCCATTCAATCCCCAGGGCAATTTTAACCTCAATTCCCCTTCAATTCCTAATTCAGTTCTCTTTCCTGCTGTACCTGGTCAGTCTAACACTGGTACTTCTCCCCAGCAACCCACAGCACCAAGCAATACTAATCCTGCTTCACCAAGATGAGATCATCCGATTTGAGATTTGAGATTTTGGATTGGTGAGATACGGATAGCGAAAGAGCATGGCGATATTAAGTGCCGTTCTCATTAAGGAATCTGGAATTATACCCTGCTTTAAATTATCGGTCAACAGACGTGCTATGGCACGTCTCTACATTTCTAAACCTAAAAATATCTAAAATAAATTTTCGCTAGCGCAGAATTTTCTGCTAACTTACAAATTAAAGCTTCGTATTCGGTTTGTTTCTCTACGTCAACCGAGTGAATTTTATTGCGTTTTTTCACCAATCGCCATTTAAGTGTTAGGGATTGTAGCAATGAATATTGTGTCGCTTTTTGTTGCTTGGTTAGTAGTGGCTGCTAGCTTTTATTTTATTAGTAAATTGCCATTTATTGGAGTAGAAATTGATACTCCACAAAAGACTTTGGTTTCTGCTGCCGTATTTGGAATTGTGACAGCATTAGTTAGACCAATATTAGAGTTCGCATTTAAGCTACCAAATATTTTGACATTTGGATGGCTTGATGGATTTTTCTCATTTTTGATTACTGTCATCTGCTTTGGAATCGCAGCCTATTTAGTACAGGGATTTCGCTTACGTTTTGGGATTTGGAGCGCTATTTTAGGGGCGCTAACGCTGTCGATAGTGATGAAGATAATTTACACTATATTACCGTTAAATAGTTAGCAGTTACTCAGTTATCAGTTATTCAGTTATCAGTTATCAGTTATCAGTTATCAGTCTAAATTGGTAACTAACAACTAACAACTAACAACTAATAACCATATTTATTCGCTGGCAGTTGGGGGAGTAACAGTAGTACTAGATTGTTGACTACGTTGTTCACGTTTTTTGCGATCTGCTGAGAGCATATCTGCCATTACCACCAGTGCTTGGGTCATTTTATCTAGATTGGAACGATAAAGTTCCAAATCTTTATTGAGTTTGTCATCAGAAATATGCAAGCCAGTGGCAATGGATTTGAGTGCCTCAGTGCGTCGTTTTTCGTCTTTAACTAGTTCTGGATCTGACAGTTCTAATAAAGAGAATAAACCGATCGCAAACAAACGACTGTATTTAAATTTAGGATTACTAGCGATCGCTTGCAGATGGGATTGGAAGTCAGCATCTCGATTTAACTGAGTTTGTAGGCTTAAAGCAGCAATTAAATCTTGAGGTGGCAGACTTTTTGCTAGTTCTTGCAAACGTTGAGCATCCTGTCGATAGATTTGCGGATCTGCTTCTATTGCCCGCAGCAGGGCGTTGAATATCGATTCCTTATCCGATTCTGGCTGATAGCCTTGCATGAATCGGTCGAATGAGGTAACGACGCCCAAGGCAAAAATTGGGTTATAGCTGAAATCAACATTTACTGCGAGTAGGTGCATTTCTACCATTAATTCCTCTACCACTCGCCGATAAATAGTGTGAATCGGTCGGGTGTGGAGAGAGTGAAAAGTGCGCTTTGTGTCTGATACAGTACGAACGTTATTCACAAAAAAAATTTAAGATTTTAGGGCGACGTATGTTTATTTTCTCGCTTCCAGGTCAGTTTGCCAAGTTTCGTTCTTGAAGGGATCGGGGATCGGGGATCAAATAATAGTTCAGTTAAGCTAAAATCCGTCTTGAAAAGCTTTAAGCTCTTTCGGAGCTGCTTAGGAACCAGTGCGGCGGACTCCTTTCCCGGCATAAAGTAAAGAGGCGTCATCTGGCGTCACCTGGTGTGAAACCTCCGCACTCTCCGAGATGCCACTTTGCATCTCCAAAGTTTTCGCAAAATCCAAAATCCAAAATCCAAAATTTTATGACCCTTGCACCAGAGTTAATCACCCTAGCTCAATACTTAGCGGGTGAATTTGACAATAGAGAACAAGCTTTGGCAGAACCTGCTTGGTACGTCCACTTACGTTTATGGCAAATACCTGTACCTCTATTTTTAGAAGACAGTCTGACCCTATTTGCCGAACAAGCCAATATTGTTAAATTAGACCAACCCTATCGTCAAAGAATAATGCGGCTCACGTCAGGACACAACCAAGACGCACCTCTGAAAGTACAATACTATATGCCTAAAAACCCAACAGCTTTACGTGGTG
Above is a genomic segment from Fischerella sp. JS2 containing:
- a CDS encoding lamin tail domain-containing protein, with the protein product MADLFFSEYIEGSSNNKALEIYNGTGAAIDLSLEGYIVQMYFNGSTSAGLTINLTGTVANDDVFVLAQSSASAVILAQADQTNGAGWFNGDDAIVLRKGGVNGTIVDSIGQIGFDPGTEWGSGLTSTADNTLRRKSGFINGDTNPSDVFDPTVEWDGFATDSFDDLGIYTTNGGETPSLSLSVSPTSFSEAAGSNAAIGTVTRTGSTTNALTVTLASNDTTEATVPTTVEIPAGQTSTTFDIAAVDDAIADGSQTVTFTATASGFTNGTTTVTVTDNEVTPGNTRIRDIQGATHVSPLVGQTVTNVPGIVTVLRSNGFYLQDPNPDSNDATSEGIFIFTSSAPTVSVGDSILVSGTVSEFRPGGSSGTNNLSITQIGSNPSITVLSNGNSLPTATILGNGGRTIPTTVIEDDATGNVETSGTFDPSQDGIDFYESVEGMLVQVNNPVAVGPTNDFGEIPVLADNGVNASIRTSRGGIVIQPGDFNPERIIIDDAIIPNPAQVNVGDRFNGSVTGVIDYSFGNFKLLNTTSLPGVTSGGLTRETTAIAASEDKLTVATFNVENLDPGDGSDKFNSLANAIVNNLKSPDIISLEEVQDNNGATNDSVVDASLTYQTLIDAIAAAGGPTYEYRQINPVDDQDGGEPGGNIRVGFLFNPNRVDFVDRPGGTSTTNTTIVNGELSASPGRLIDTDLSDGDAFANSRKPLVGEFVFNGNTVFVVANHFNSKGGDQPLFGRFQPPTLTSEAQRTQQAQIVNNFIDSVLAADPNANVVVMGDLNDFQFSNPIATLKGGVLTNLVDTLPINEQYTYVFEGNSQVLDHILVTNNLVNKSEFDVVHINAEFVAQVSDHDPVMASFNLAQVYNEIVGTPGNDNLVGTAASDRIQGLEKNDTLNGLGGNDILEGDAGNDTIYGGDGNDTIYGDAGNDKIYGEAGNDKIYAGQGNDQVYGGDGDDVIYAEAGNNKIDSGSGFDTVFSGSGRDTFVLAAGEGFDQIENFTFRQDRINLSGLSFADITITQGTGADANNTLISVTSTGDLLASLIGVQVNTVTSSVFTIV
- a CDS encoding ion transporter; this translates as MSNLDPFNKQTLEQERSQVLQQLEEWLEIPMLVLAFGWLVLFVIELIWGLNSLLEVVSNTIWIIFILDFLLELALAPRKLSYLKRNWLTVFSLMLPGLRIFRIFKLVRALRTVRSVRGLQLLRVMTRTNRGMQALSASFNRRGFGYVIILTTIVTLVGSAGMYAFENQLPDGSGLKNYGTALWWTAMLMTTMGSEYWPQTPEGRVLCLILALYAFAVFGYVTATLATFFIGRDADDDQAELAGAKSITALHEEITALRSEIQQLLERDSKQ
- a CDS encoding sigma-70 family RNA polymerase sigma factor translates to MQTLEENLRYLVNEACGYPTGSPQRQKRLTQIIRLAAGKLWKESTPYYQDALQQTWLYFCANVCGAYDPARGSVITWLNAYLRWRLQDFYTQQREENAKKALPSVNQSASGDRLETIYPEDKLPAFPDVPPILETVKLWAEEDIDGELRNTYIKGHPHVNCQVLILKRLPPEVGWKELSVEYNLPVSTLSSFYQRQCLPRLRNFAEEEGYL
- a CDS encoding DUF2330 domain-containing protein; its protein translation is MKHLRYLISLLLICAVVFCFAPTAWAFCGFYVAKADTKLYNKASQVAIAHSGDRTVLTMANDYQGDVKDFAIVVPVPTVIQKEQVRVGNPKIIERLDAFSAPRLVEYYDSDPCTVVYDERVLEAAPAPTVAESQGQRRNSNQSLGVTVEARFNVGEYDILILSAKESNGLETWLIRNGYKIPRGAQQLLKPYIRQKMKFFVAKVNLDKFEESGYQNLRPLQISYQSPKFMLPIRLGMINAATDQDLIVYILSPKGQAELTNYRTVKVPSDANIPLFVKNEFGEFYKSMFQTAYTKEDRKVGFLEYAWDMGSCDPCSAEPLNSEELKEAGVFWLNNFPPDIYHSAPFRRSTVPNDVFITRLHVRYTRDKFPEDLIFQETSNRENFQGRYILQHPFTGEAKCQAGREYKRSLRKRFEQEAQTLAKLTNWNIQDIRKKMNLNGQVSVSWWRVLLSWIGL
- a CDS encoding serine/threonine-protein kinase codes for the protein MTGEVLGRRYEVQQQLGKKAGRRTLLARDLETQELVVIKLLSFSNDFEWDDLKLFEREAETLKSLSHPAIPRYLDYFEVNSSQLKGFALVQTYIPAKNLEEYIKAGRTFTETELKDIAKSLLGILVYLHNQNPSVIHRDIKPSNILLGDRSGNSAGQVYLVDFGSVQNVAATEGGTITIVGTYGYMPPEQFSGRTVPASDLYSLGATLIYLLTGVHPANLPQKDLRIQFEHLTNLSIAFTYWLRLMIQPSLERRLTSAQEAIIVLQRDFAPVAIQKPTISKIRLTKDGNCLKIFIPPVGFHPLFGIGSLFAIAWNSFILLWTVGVMLTPFPGNIPLALISLPFWGASFLMGNTVLFALFLSIHLRVDQKQITLTWEILGWKFPRSRPAPRQEITKLVYIAKHCTSDFLGAKTEVPPQLIIWAGNQKYQLCGIGGGINSEAEVQWLAHELSEWLGISITQD
- a CDS encoding MotA/TolQ/ExbB proton channel family protein produces the protein MEIIDIFRKVGPVIWPLLLFSVLALSVILERLWFWFRILNQEKETVNRILEAARNDWEIARDIARQATDQPIGRFLYAPLSQPISNAELFRLALESTAETELAQMRRGEKVLELVIAVSPLLGLFGTVWGLIRSLESIKIGDLGTEATAGVTTGIGEALYSTAIGMGIAIISLIFYRFFQALLVNQVKIFRKAGNDLEILYLQSPPDLSNSQSNLSQPEVIVRDSTGGKFLSPRKRNQNKFSEPPEISDSDKSDSEN
- a CDS encoding ExbD/TolR family protein — protein: MKVNLHTPIEDAQVQIIPLIDVIFCILTFFILASLQFTRQQAINVDLPKASSATGSVNALQGKNILPVTIDAVGQIYVEKQPIRREQLAGILRNYLQQNPNGTLVLNASRSATYNDVIELLDLLRQVGGDRVSLGIIPGSSDKPANSLPITPPSFPVNPGAAPVPNTAPVAPFNPQGNFNLNSPSIPNSVLFPAVPGQSNTGTSPQQPTAPSNTNPASPR